Proteins found in one Nitrospirota bacterium genomic segment:
- a CDS encoding ribonuclease HI family protein produces the protein MQEIYKQGLLKLDDNPGTSESETEIYCDGASSGNPGHAGIGVVIRYKTARQPHFTVHKISEYIGTATNNIAEYQAFLRGLKEACALGLKKITVFLDSELLVKQMTGIYKVKNSNLKDLYLQAQNILRKFDAFRIIHVGREFNKEADLLAKQSIKKFHKIHKKG, from the coding sequence ATGCAGGAAATATACAAACAGGGGCTGCTGAAATTAGACGACAATCCAGGAACGTCCGAATCTGAGACGGAGATTTACTGCGACGGCGCATCCAGTGGGAATCCGGGCCATGCCGGAATCGGCGTGGTAATCCGTTATAAAACAGCCCGCCAGCCTCATTTTACCGTTCACAAAATATCAGAATACATAGGCACGGCAACCAATAATATCGCCGAATATCAGGCGTTCCTGAGGGGGCTTAAGGAAGCCTGCGCATTAGGGCTCAAAAAAATAACGGTCTTCCTGGATTCAGAACTTCTCGTAAAACAGATGACCGGCATTTACAAGGTTAAAAACAGCAATTTAAAAGACCTCTATCTTCAGGCTCAGAATATCCTTAGGAAATTTGACGCCTTCAGGATAATTCATGTGGGCAGAGAATTCAACAAAGAAGCCGACTTGCTTGCAAAACAATCCATTAAAAAATTCCATAAAATCCATAAGAAAGGATAA
- a CDS encoding LysR family transcriptional regulator yields the protein MQDHKLKVFCTVAETKSFSKASEIIRLTQPAVSLQIQALEEIYGAKLFNRSGCIITLTPAGELLYKYAKDINTLYADADREIGKITGLVKGIVTLGASSTIGNYVMPTVISDFRKKFPKVNVHLLISNTKTIVEYLNAAGIDVGFVEGDVVKQKLLVEKIVSDEMVIIMPPLHAWAKRPYVSISELTREPFIIREEGSGTRQIIEKYLTKHGIHPQNIKTTLTFGSTESIKSAVENGLGVSIISRWAAKKETRYGSLKTATFKEDRFVRDFSLLRRKTKSFSHSLDSFLVYLKSYPFDKLLNS from the coding sequence ATGCAAGACCATAAGTTAAAAGTATTTTGTACCGTTGCAGAAACAAAAAGTTTTTCAAAGGCTTCTGAGATAATACGTCTTACCCAGCCGGCCGTCAGCCTTCAGATTCAGGCGCTTGAAGAAATTTACGGAGCCAAGCTCTTTAACCGCTCCGGCTGTATCATCACGCTTACGCCTGCCGGAGAATTACTTTACAAATATGCGAAAGATATAAATACGCTTTACGCAGACGCCGATAGGGAAATCGGGAAAATCACCGGTCTTGTAAAAGGCATTGTAACCCTCGGGGCCAGTTCCACAATAGGCAATTATGTCATGCCGACTGTAATATCCGATTTCAGAAAAAAATTCCCAAAAGTAAACGTTCACCTTCTTATCAGCAATACCAAAACCATTGTTGAGTACCTTAACGCGGCAGGCATTGACGTAGGTTTTGTTGAAGGAGACGTTGTCAAACAGAAACTCCTCGTTGAAAAAATCGTATCCGACGAAATGGTCATCATCATGCCGCCCCTGCATGCGTGGGCCAAGAGACCGTATGTATCAATCTCAGAACTCACAAGAGAGCCGTTCATCATCAGGGAGGAAGGATCGGGAACAAGACAGATAATTGAAAAATACCTGACAAAACACGGCATACATCCGCAAAATATTAAAACAACGCTTACATTTGGGAGTACTGAATCCATCAAATCTGCCGTTGAAAACGGACTCGGCGTATCCATTATCTCAAGGTGGGCTGCAAAAAAAGAGACGCGTTACGGGTCGCTTAAGACGGCAACTTTCAAGGAAGACAGGTTTGTAAGGGATTTTTCACTCCTGCGCAGAAAGACAAAAAGCTTCTCGCATTCACTTGACAGTTTCCTCGTGTATCTAAAAAGTTATCCCTTTGACAAATTGCTAAACTCATAA